In Helicobacter sp. 11S03491-1, a single window of DNA contains:
- a CDS encoding DUF5408 family protein has translation MSEHQEIKLSLQVARRAVKIVVFIGMFAIFLMMINIYILLSQITATAQMSKEIHSMQEQIKALEAKFEK, from the coding sequence ATGTCTGAACATCAAGAAATAAAACTTTCTTTACAAGTAGCAAGAAGAGCAGTTAAAATTGTTGTATTTATTGGGATGTTTGCCATTTTTTTAATGATGATTAATATTTATATCTTGCTTAGTCAAATTACAGCTACAGCACAAATGAGCAAAGAAATTCATTCTATGCAAGAACAAATCAAAGCCTTAGAAGCAAAATTTGAAAAATAA